In Legionella sp. PATHC035, a genomic segment contains:
- a CDS encoding efflux transporter outer membrane subunit translates to MKKLITAGVLVFALVGCSLAPPYHRPPMPIPEQFKEPGKWVKIKSAPQIVAPDGWWLAFHDPVLNDLEQKLSVANQDLKLAYAHFQEAISLVQVARSYYFPTVQGLFNADRQQNSRTVANPPSTPVYNQFLLGGFLSYELDAWGSVRNTVIANESNAKASAADMASIRLSLQAALASNYLALRGSDEAQQILDTTVVAYQKALYLTKKRYQGGAAPISDVDEAETQLENAKTMAADMHLQRAQLEHAIAVLVGEIPSNFSLAPAKSPRVFLAIAPNLPSTILERRPDIVAAESRVIAANANIGVARAAFFPVIDLTGSGGYQSRSLSNLISKPSLFWSLGPLSLLSLTQPVAEVTLFDGGRLRGLLNQAKAQYFATVATYRQSVLTAFQEVEDNLVAINQLDKEYQSQKAAARAAKRAWDQELYRYKGGLVTFLQVVVVENAALQSKLSLVNIHTRRQIASIQLIKALGGGWSLDRQSKARQSIKARNNPNRGN, encoded by the coding sequence ATGAAAAAGTTGATCACTGCCGGTGTTCTTGTTTTTGCGTTGGTGGGTTGTTCCTTAGCTCCCCCCTATCATCGCCCACCGATGCCAATCCCTGAACAGTTTAAGGAACCTGGAAAATGGGTGAAAATTAAATCAGCACCGCAAATTGTTGCTCCTGATGGGTGGTGGTTGGCCTTTCACGATCCGGTGTTAAATGATTTGGAACAAAAGCTGAGTGTGGCAAACCAAGATTTGAAATTAGCCTATGCCCATTTTCAGGAAGCGATTTCATTAGTTCAAGTTGCCCGTTCATATTATTTTCCTACGGTTCAAGGATTATTCAATGCAGATAGACAACAAAATTCAAGAACCGTTGCTAATCCTCCATCGACTCCAGTATATAATCAATTTTTATTAGGTGGTTTTCTTAGTTATGAGCTGGATGCATGGGGTAGTGTCCGCAACACAGTCATTGCCAATGAAAGTAACGCCAAGGCAAGTGCTGCGGATATGGCTTCGATTCGATTAAGTTTACAAGCTGCTCTTGCCTCCAATTATTTGGCTTTAAGGGGAAGTGATGAGGCGCAACAAATTTTAGATACCACCGTTGTTGCCTATCAAAAAGCCCTTTACTTAACCAAAAAACGTTATCAAGGTGGGGCGGCACCTATATCTGATGTAGACGAAGCTGAAACTCAGCTTGAGAATGCCAAAACAATGGCTGCCGACATGCACTTACAGCGAGCTCAGCTGGAACATGCGATTGCGGTATTAGTTGGCGAAATACCGAGTAATTTTTCCTTGGCTCCGGCGAAATCACCTAGGGTTTTCTTAGCGATAGCCCCTAATTTACCTTCAACTATTTTAGAGAGAAGACCTGATATCGTAGCTGCTGAATCTCGAGTTATTGCTGCAAATGCAAATATTGGCGTAGCGCGCGCTGCTTTTTTTCCTGTGATTGATTTAACTGGCAGTGGAGGTTATCAAAGCAGGAGCTTATCTAATCTCATTTCGAAACCCAGTCTTTTCTGGTCACTCGGCCCTTTGAGTTTATTATCCTTGACTCAACCTGTAGCTGAAGTGACTCTTTTTGATGGGGGACGATTGCGAGGTCTACTCAATCAAGCTAAAGCACAATATTTCGCAACAGTAGCTACTTACCGACAAAGCGTATTAACTGCATTTCAGGAAGTGGAGGATAATCTGGTTGCAATCAATCAGCTCGATAAGGAGTATCAAAGTCAAAAAGCAGCGGCTCGTGCAGCCAAGCGAGCTTGGGATCAGGAATTGTATCGATATAAAGGCGGTCTTGTTACTTTTCTGCAGGTGGTGGTAGTTGAAAATGCTGCATTGCAATCAAAACTTTCATTAGTAAACATTCATACGCGCCGACAAATTGCCAGTATTCAGTTAATTAAAGCTTTAGGTGGGGGTTGGTCTTTAGATAGGCAAAGTAAAGCCCGTCAATCGATAAAGGCAAGAAATAATCCAAATCGTGGCAATTAA
- a CDS encoding efflux transporter outer membrane subunit: MRSFFVICALITLALTGCSLFGEVHTNTEPLHAADLAVKHRYKLPKKIKSTHYLKPLIDPQLKQLVSVALADSPDMRSAKARVQQAQQLAKIAYSSLWPFIDSSGYLEKAYFPIHGKVPPPINSIKVDQANIADIGLKFNYELDFWGKNRENLASKVSEAFAAQMDLAETRLILSSAVASTYFDIQNNIMQQRLAKENAHLLKQLADIIVGREQQGIESNIPVKTALANAQAATLSIEDYKRAELQSRHQLAVLMGKNPLNTQIETAAFVYNKKQLLLPAVIPANILAQRPDIASARALTEAAAHQVNVAKTAFFPNINLKGLLSLQSIYFTKAFNIWLQNDNVSAAFELPIFDAGARKANLGANYAQYELAVNQYNQTILNSLQQVSDQLAALKTLDAQITAQNQALNYTESNYKLLRARYTQGIIDYTQLIELKQLLIQEKAILYNLQTRQKQAFVGLLAALGGEL, encoded by the coding sequence TTGCGCTCGTTTTTTGTAATTTGTGCATTAATCACACTCGCATTAACGGGCTGTTCCCTCTTTGGTGAAGTCCATACGAATACAGAACCTCTTCATGCAGCTGACTTAGCAGTAAAGCATCGTTATAAACTTCCTAAAAAAATAAAATCAACCCATTATCTTAAACCGCTTATCGATCCACAATTAAAACAACTCGTATCCGTGGCACTCGCTGATTCACCGGATATGCGCAGCGCAAAAGCTCGAGTTCAACAGGCGCAACAACTTGCAAAAATTGCCTATTCATCACTTTGGCCATTTATAGACTCAAGCGGTTATTTGGAAAAGGCATACTTTCCAATACATGGCAAAGTTCCCCCACCAATCAATTCTATCAAAGTCGATCAAGCGAACATTGCAGACATTGGCTTAAAATTTAATTATGAGCTGGATTTTTGGGGTAAAAATAGAGAAAACCTAGCAAGTAAAGTCAGTGAAGCATTTGCTGCACAGATGGATCTCGCTGAAACACGGCTCATTTTGAGTAGTGCCGTTGCTAGCACTTATTTCGACATCCAAAATAATATCATGCAACAACGGTTAGCTAAAGAAAATGCGCACTTGTTAAAACAGCTTGCTGATATCATCGTAGGTCGCGAACAGCAAGGCATTGAATCCAATATCCCAGTAAAAACCGCATTAGCCAATGCTCAAGCAGCGACACTATCAATAGAAGATTACAAACGCGCTGAATTGCAGTCACGCCATCAATTAGCCGTATTAATGGGAAAAAACCCTTTGAATACACAAATTGAGACAGCAGCTTTTGTTTATAATAAGAAACAACTCCTGTTGCCTGCAGTAATTCCTGCCAACATACTTGCCCAAAGACCGGATATCGCCTCAGCTCGGGCCTTAACTGAAGCTGCCGCACATCAAGTCAATGTAGCTAAAACAGCATTCTTCCCGAATATTAATTTGAAAGGTCTGTTAAGCCTGCAAAGTATCTATTTTACGAAAGCATTCAATATATGGCTGCAAAATGATAATGTAAGTGCTGCCTTTGAGTTACCTATTTTTGATGCGGGTGCACGCAAGGCAAATCTTGGGGCGAATTATGCGCAATACGAGCTCGCAGTGAACCAATACAATCAAACCATTTTAAATTCATTACAGCAAGTAAGTGACCAATTAGCTGCCCTGAAAACACTGGATGCTCAAATTACTGCGCAAAACCAGGCATTGAATTATACTGAATCGAATTACAAATTACTCCGAGCTCGTTATACTCAAGGAATTATTGATTACACCCAACTTATTGAATTAAAACAGTTATTAATCCAAGAAAAAGCTATTTTATATAATTTGCAAACGCGTCAAAAGCAAGCTTTTGTAGGCTTATTAGCAGCCTTAGGTGGAGAGCTATAA
- a CDS encoding DUF1868 domain-containing protein: MPILNKIDDQGNYLEFPGVTIIADVGQTNHNLWHEIYHFLKNTPVLCDYFSPLPAQSYHVTTCNLYTKEETEEDWVSFISKKLPFFQKINKKLSELNFTPSISVESIDYFSGLQLILSIPEEQKKVIQQIAKELGLENKVPGVFHITLAYGYKEIEDEQVFKEIQNKIGELFQICKKYDQKILLSSPKLCFFQSMEQYTPWDGITNPFAMKSTSVRLGLFNTENKTPKPKVPESSFCITM; the protein is encoded by the coding sequence ATGCCTATCCTGAATAAAATCGATGATCAAGGAAACTATCTGGAATTTCCCGGGGTTACCATTATTGCTGATGTAGGACAAACAAATCATAATCTATGGCACGAGATTTATCATTTTCTTAAAAACACCCCCGTGCTTTGCGACTATTTTTCTCCTCTGCCAGCTCAAAGTTATCATGTGACAACCTGTAATTTGTATACAAAAGAAGAAACAGAGGAAGATTGGGTTTCATTTATATCAAAAAAATTGCCATTTTTTCAAAAAATCAATAAAAAACTGTCTGAATTGAATTTTACCCCCTCAATTTCAGTTGAATCTATAGACTATTTTTCTGGGTTACAGCTCATTTTATCCATACCTGAAGAACAAAAAAAAGTGATTCAACAGATCGCCAAAGAATTAGGTCTGGAAAACAAAGTTCCTGGAGTATTTCATATTACTTTAGCTTATGGATATAAAGAAATTGAGGATGAGCAAGTTTTTAAGGAAATCCAAAATAAAATAGGAGAGCTGTTTCAAATTTGTAAAAAATACGATCAAAAAATTCTTTTATCTTCACCTAAATTATGTTTTTTTCAAAGTATGGAGCAATATACTCCTTGGGATGGGATTACCAATCCATTCGCGATGAAATCTACTTCTGTGCGTTTGGGGTTATTTAACACCGAAAATAAAACGCCCAAACCTAAAGTTCCAGAATCTTCTTTTTGCATCACAATGTAA
- a CDS encoding beta-ketoacyl-ACP synthase III, whose protein sequence is MPAVKITGMGRYLPRKKVLSSELDSQLKLPPGSVQKKSGLISRHFASPDETTSYMGAQAALIAVQQANIQLTELDAIISACGVSEQAIPCTSALIQKQLGLGQTGIACFDINSTCLSFINALDIASYLIEGGRYKRVLIVSSDIASAGLNWQDMETCTIFGDGAAACVLEKSDGRHRILSSHHETHSIGATFCQIEAGGTRLPAKNPLKNLDQGLFYMDGKKVFKLAAKLVDSLVENLLCKANLALSDIDWFIPHQASLLAMRHIQKRVNIPTEKFVSIYSNHGNQIAASIPTALSTLIDSKQLHRGQLVLLMGTGAGLAAGGIIMEY, encoded by the coding sequence ATGCCTGCTGTAAAAATTACAGGAATGGGACGTTATTTACCCCGAAAAAAAGTTCTATCGTCAGAACTGGATAGCCAACTAAAATTACCCCCCGGAAGTGTACAAAAAAAATCTGGCTTGATTTCACGCCATTTTGCCTCCCCTGATGAAACAACTTCTTATATGGGAGCACAAGCTGCATTGATTGCAGTACAGCAAGCCAATATTCAACTCACAGAGCTTGATGCCATCATCAGTGCTTGTGGGGTGAGTGAGCAGGCAATTCCTTGTACCTCTGCGTTGATTCAAAAACAATTAGGACTGGGGCAAACGGGAATTGCTTGTTTTGATATCAACAGTACGTGCCTCAGCTTCATTAATGCCTTGGATATTGCCTCGTATCTGATTGAGGGGGGGCGATATAAACGAGTACTTATTGTGTCCAGTGACATTGCTTCAGCGGGGCTAAACTGGCAGGACATGGAAACATGCACCATTTTTGGTGATGGAGCAGCAGCATGTGTCCTTGAAAAAAGCGATGGAAGACATCGAATTTTATCATCACATCATGAAACGCACAGTATTGGTGCGACTTTTTGCCAAATTGAAGCAGGTGGTACACGTTTACCGGCAAAAAATCCACTGAAGAACTTAGATCAAGGTCTGTTTTATATGGATGGTAAAAAAGTATTTAAATTAGCCGCTAAATTAGTCGATAGCCTGGTGGAAAATCTTTTATGCAAAGCCAATTTAGCCCTCAGTGATATTGATTGGTTTATCCCTCATCAAGCAAGCTTGCTGGCGATGCGCCATATACAAAAAAGGGTGAATATTCCAACTGAAAAATTTGTCTCAATTTATTCCAATCATGGAAATCAAATTGCAGCATCCATCCCAACTGCATTAAGCACTTTAATTGACAGCAAACAATTACACCGTGGACAATTAGTACTCTTGATGGGTACCGGTGCTGGTTTAGCAGCTGGCGGCATAATTATGGAGTATTGA
- a CDS encoding NAD-dependent epimerase/dehydratase family protein translates to MVCVVTGATGCLGLSLTQRLVADGYEVIALGRNKQLGKLITQFGAQFIAVDLLDKEKLKKIAQNAQTIFHCAALSSPWGRYNDFYNANVLGTQHVIAATPPNARLVHVSSPSIYFNFTEQHNIKEDSSLPLKPANYYVKTKLLAESLIDKAYRERDLNVITLRPRAIFGPYDRAILPRILQNEKNGILPIIGTGQNLIDITYVENVVDSLLLAAQADRRFCGKKYNITNAEPRALITILSELFSALQKPFRPKFIPYSFAKIYAASMEKLYHLSLTGKEPRLTRYSAAVLSMGQTLNIEAAQMDLGYQPKITINQGIERFATWYQRA, encoded by the coding sequence ATGGTCTGCGTTGTTACTGGTGCCACAGGTTGTTTGGGACTAAGCTTGACTCAGCGATTAGTAGCTGACGGCTATGAAGTCATCGCCCTGGGGCGCAACAAACAACTTGGCAAATTGATCACTCAATTCGGTGCTCAATTCATTGCTGTAGACTTACTCGATAAAGAAAAGTTAAAAAAAATCGCACAGAATGCCCAAACCATTTTTCACTGTGCCGCGCTGTCTAGCCCTTGGGGACGATATAATGACTTTTATAACGCCAATGTCCTCGGCACACAACATGTCATTGCAGCCACGCCCCCAAATGCCCGATTAGTTCATGTTTCATCACCAAGCATCTACTTCAATTTCACGGAACAACATAATATAAAGGAAGACTCTTCATTACCCCTGAAACCCGCCAATTATTACGTAAAAACCAAGTTACTCGCTGAATCCCTTATTGATAAAGCCTATAGAGAACGCGATCTGAATGTGATCACCTTACGGCCACGAGCTATTTTCGGCCCCTATGATCGCGCCATTTTACCCCGCATACTTCAAAATGAAAAAAATGGCATTCTACCCATTATTGGTACTGGACAAAATCTAATCGACATTACTTATGTCGAAAATGTAGTAGACAGTTTGCTGCTTGCAGCACAAGCAGATCGACGATTTTGTGGCAAGAAATACAATATAACTAATGCTGAGCCCCGCGCTCTAATCACGATTCTTTCTGAACTTTTTAGCGCATTACAAAAACCTTTTCGACCCAAATTTATTCCTTACTCGTTTGCAAAAATATATGCAGCCTCAATGGAAAAACTATATCACCTTTCATTGACTGGAAAAGAGCCTCGGCTGACTCGCTACAGTGCAGCAGTTTTATCTATGGGGCAAACTTTAAATATCGAAGCAGCACAAATGGATTTGGGCTATCAACCCAAGATCACTATTAATCAAGGCATAGAACGTTTTGCAACGTGGTATCAAAGAGCATGA
- a CDS encoding MBL fold metallo-hydrolase yields MIEYQLFEAGYCRHCERMTLKKGRWKQREYPAICALIKHPKQGYILFDTGYSNRFYTLTQKFPYSIYRRLTPVALKKSLKEQLAEKNIQAAEIKGIVISHFHADHIGGLKDFPNARLFCHAEAVNDIRHKTGIKALLQGFLPGLLPKDFYQRLVVLEHEVRLETNLMPFTTGFDLFDDGQLIAIPLPGHAKGQIGLYFKAPQETFLVADSCWHQETFKDGVFPSELTYLIHDNKEAYQQTIRKLQQLFKNNNEIDIIPSHCQHIRARLLENQP; encoded by the coding sequence ATGATAGAGTATCAATTATTCGAAGCCGGTTATTGCAGGCATTGTGAGCGAATGACCCTAAAAAAGGGGCGTTGGAAGCAACGCGAATATCCAGCAATTTGTGCCTTAATAAAACACCCAAAGCAAGGATACATCCTCTTTGATACAGGCTACAGCAATCGATTCTACACACTAACCCAAAAATTTCCTTATTCCATCTACAGACGGTTAACACCCGTGGCATTAAAAAAATCGCTTAAAGAACAATTAGCGGAAAAAAATATTCAAGCCGCGGAGATCAAGGGGATTGTGATTTCCCATTTCCATGCAGATCATATTGGTGGTTTAAAAGACTTCCCTAACGCACGCTTATTCTGTCATGCCGAAGCGGTAAACGACATACGCCATAAAACAGGAATCAAAGCGTTATTGCAGGGATTTTTACCCGGGCTCCTGCCAAAAGATTTTTATCAACGTTTAGTCGTATTAGAACACGAAGTACGACTCGAAACGAACCTAATGCCCTTTACCACTGGATTTGATCTGTTTGATGACGGACAACTTATTGCTATTCCTCTGCCGGGGCATGCCAAAGGTCAAATCGGCCTGTATTTTAAAGCGCCCCAAGAAACGTTCTTAGTAGCAGACAGTTGTTGGCATCAAGAAACGTTTAAGGACGGCGTTTTTCCAAGTGAGCTGACTTATTTAATTCATGATAATAAAGAAGCGTACCAGCAAACCATTAGAAAATTGCAGCAGCTTTTTAAGAACAATAATGAAATCGATATTATCCCTTCTCATTGTCAACACATCCGTGCTCGCCTTTTGGAGAATCAACCATGA
- a CDS encoding efflux RND transporter periplasmic adaptor subunit, translating to MAEKKESEAQSKDQGGPTAETLRKRKTAMLILGGLFLLIALIWFLYWLISGRFKLSTDNAYVNGNMVQLMPQVPGTVVKIKTDDTQLVTEGQTIIQLDPTDYAVALQRAKADLAQTVRQVRQYFENAAQAQQNVIVGKANLIQAQLDLKRREGLVGNRAVSREEMQHYKTALEAAQANYDLSLHQLDAALALVENSHLYTHPLVETAKTNLKTAYLNFRRATIVAPATGYVAKRNVHPGQQVSMNSAMLAIIPLNDTWVDANYKETELNDIRVGQPVTLYADAYPGMTYHGHVVGLNAGTGSAFALLPPQNATGNWIKIVQRLPVRISLDPEELKKTPLQLGLSMRVTIDIHNLKGTRLAQITEPKVTFQTNVYKKQLAEVESIINEILHENSPNMSLPRKKV from the coding sequence ATGGCAGAAAAAAAAGAATCTGAAGCCCAATCCAAAGATCAGGGTGGTCCAACAGCTGAGACTTTACGTAAACGCAAGACTGCGATGCTCATTCTTGGCGGTCTTTTTCTACTTATTGCATTGATATGGTTTCTCTATTGGCTTATTTCGGGACGATTTAAACTGTCCACCGATAATGCCTATGTGAACGGGAATATGGTTCAACTTATGCCTCAAGTCCCCGGCACCGTCGTTAAAATTAAAACGGATGACACGCAACTGGTGACTGAAGGCCAGACCATAATTCAACTGGATCCCACGGATTATGCGGTCGCGCTACAACGAGCCAAAGCAGATTTAGCACAAACTGTACGTCAAGTACGCCAATATTTTGAAAATGCCGCACAAGCACAACAAAATGTCATTGTAGGTAAAGCAAATCTGATTCAAGCACAACTGGATTTGAAACGCCGGGAAGGTCTCGTTGGAAATCGAGCGGTATCTCGTGAAGAGATGCAACATTATAAAACGGCCTTAGAAGCAGCTCAGGCGAATTATGATCTTTCTTTACATCAACTTGATGCCGCACTTGCGTTAGTTGAAAATTCTCATCTTTACACTCACCCATTAGTTGAAACGGCCAAAACAAATTTAAAAACGGCGTACCTGAATTTTCGCAGAGCCACTATTGTTGCGCCTGCTACGGGTTATGTAGCGAAACGTAATGTTCATCCTGGGCAACAAGTGTCTATGAACTCCGCCATGTTAGCGATTATTCCCTTAAATGATACTTGGGTCGATGCCAATTACAAAGAAACTGAATTAAATGACATCCGTGTAGGCCAACCCGTTACGCTTTACGCTGATGCTTATCCCGGAATGACCTATCATGGACATGTGGTTGGCTTAAATGCAGGAACAGGCTCAGCCTTTGCCCTACTTCCGCCACAAAATGCTACAGGAAACTGGATTAAAATCGTACAACGACTGCCTGTGCGCATTAGTTTGGACCCCGAAGAATTGAAAAAAACGCCCTTGCAACTCGGCCTATCCATGCGGGTGACCATTGATATTCATAATTTAAAAGGAACTCGCTTGGCTCAAATAACAGAGCCTAAAGTTACATTTCAAACCAATGTTTATAAAAAACAGCTCGCGGAGGTAGAGTCGATTATTAATGAAATTTTACATGAAAACTCACCGAATATGTCCTTGCCAAGGAAAAAAGTATAA
- a CDS encoding DHA2 family efflux MFS transporter permease subunit, which yields MTERPPLTGSRLALMTISLSLAIFMNVLDVSIANVAIPTIAGDLGVSPDNGTWVITSFAVSQAIMLPLTGWLAKRFGEVRLFLFSTALFTIASVLCGLSINLEMLVFFRVIQGAVSGPMIPLSQSILLANYPPEKRGLATGIWAMTAVVGPIFGPIMGGVITDNYTWPWIFYINVPVGIFSVIFTMITLSGRETPITKLPIDYIGLVLLCIGIGCLQVLLDKGNDLDWFKSEFILTLAIISTVTLSFLIIWLLTQEHPIIDLYLFAHRNFTIGTIGLTLGFMVYFATVVIFPLWLQTQMGYTPTWAGLAVAPVGVLPFFLTPIVGNYMGKFDLRIIISLGFIVFVLTCLWQSTFYTEVGFIQLITPRFIQGIALAFFFTPLIALILADLPPERLASALGLGNFFRILGGSFGTSISVTIWNHREALHQSHLVEQITAYNPLVQQAIDHLHSLGISGLKSFGLLYTQIINQAYMLATNDIFRLSAWIFMILLAMIWLAEPTYARTSGSIAAE from the coding sequence ATGACTGAGCGCCCGCCACTAACTGGCAGTAGATTGGCTCTAATGACCATTTCTTTATCACTAGCCATTTTTATGAATGTCCTTGATGTTTCTATTGCTAATGTGGCAATTCCTACTATTGCAGGAGATTTAGGTGTTAGCCCCGATAATGGAACTTGGGTTATTACCTCTTTTGCAGTCAGTCAAGCCATTATGCTGCCTCTTACCGGATGGCTTGCTAAACGTTTTGGCGAAGTGCGTTTATTTCTTTTTTCTACAGCTTTATTTACCATTGCTTCAGTGCTCTGCGGCCTATCCATAAATCTAGAAATGCTGGTTTTTTTCCGCGTTATTCAGGGTGCTGTTTCAGGCCCGATGATTCCTCTATCACAGAGTATTCTTCTTGCCAATTACCCTCCCGAAAAACGAGGATTGGCAACTGGAATATGGGCAATGACCGCTGTTGTAGGTCCAATATTTGGCCCTATCATGGGTGGAGTTATTACTGACAACTATACCTGGCCCTGGATTTTTTATATTAACGTTCCTGTTGGAATTTTTTCTGTAATCTTCACCATGATCACTCTTAGTGGAAGAGAAACCCCCATCACTAAATTACCTATTGATTACATAGGCTTGGTTTTATTATGCATAGGCATCGGGTGTTTGCAGGTTTTATTAGATAAAGGCAATGATCTCGATTGGTTTAAATCAGAATTTATTCTAACTTTGGCGATTATCTCAACGGTTACTTTAAGTTTTTTAATTATTTGGCTTTTGACCCAAGAGCACCCCATTATTGATTTATATTTATTTGCTCACCGTAATTTTACCATTGGAACGATTGGCCTGACTTTGGGTTTTATGGTCTATTTCGCTACTGTTGTTATTTTTCCTTTATGGTTGCAGACCCAAATGGGATATACCCCAACTTGGGCGGGGCTTGCAGTTGCACCCGTAGGCGTTTTGCCCTTTTTTTTAACCCCCATTGTGGGAAACTATATGGGGAAATTTGATTTACGCATTATTATCAGTTTAGGGTTTATTGTCTTCGTTCTTACCTGCTTATGGCAATCTACCTTTTATACTGAAGTGGGATTTATTCAACTGATTACCCCTCGATTTATTCAGGGAATTGCTCTTGCTTTTTTCTTTACCCCATTAATTGCCTTAATATTGGCCGATTTACCCCCTGAACGGTTAGCCAGTGCTTTAGGCCTTGGCAACTTTTTTCGAATTTTGGGAGGAAGCTTCGGAACTTCAATCAGCGTTACTATATGGAATCACAGAGAAGCCTTACACCAAAGCCATCTTGTAGAACAAATTACGGCATACAATCCTTTGGTCCAACAAGCAATCGATCACTTGCATTCATTAGGAATCTCGGGTCTAAAAAGTTTTGGTCTCCTATACACCCAAATAATTAATCAAGCATACATGCTCGCCACTAACGATATTTTCAGACTCTCCGCTTGGATTTTTATGATTTTACTTGCAATGATATGGCTTGCTGAACCAACCTATGCCCGCACCTCTGGAAGCATTGCAGCAGAGTGA
- a CDS encoding entericidin A/B family lipoprotein: MLKKIIIVSICLSTLGMLSSCGTVHGFGQDVSHVGKDIQRASR; the protein is encoded by the coding sequence ATGCTGAAAAAAATAATCATAGTTAGCATTTGTCTCTCCACACTTGGAATGTTGAGTTCCTGTGGAACTGTTCATGGTTTCGGACAAGACGTATCGCATGTGGGTAAAGACATTCAAAGAGCCTCACGATAA
- a CDS encoding F390 synthetase-related protein, translating to MILRLLYYYFKTHYLRKRFKSRDQLSAYQEKRFKKLVKSTLYKSSFYQPYLDKPLNEWPIIDKKIMMQHFDEINTANIKRDHALKLALKAENTRDFSALINGIAVGLSSGTSGNRGLFLANAKERDAWAGILLAKALPEGFKKNERIAFFLRANSKLYTTLSKSKKIQFHFFDLLEHFETHLDRLNEIQPTILSAPASVLLALARQKHRLSIIPEKIFAVAEVLEPRDEAIISKAFNCQVAQVYQCTEGFLAISDKENNHLLMNEEYLIIEKEWLDERRFVPIITDLLRTTQPIIRYRLDDVLIEEPSNGIFTRLAGIEGRVGDICYATQNNQLFPIFADLIRQKMASFPFQFDDYTIQQQALNHFTIQITPDLPEKQALISHLNELFQAHDFDIPVWHWQPFSKREMGAKNRRIQASPEISQAEL from the coding sequence ATGATACTGAGGCTGCTTTATTACTATTTTAAAACCCATTATCTTCGCAAACGGTTTAAATCGCGTGACCAATTGTCTGCCTATCAGGAAAAAAGATTTAAAAAATTAGTCAAGTCTACTTTGTACAAGTCTTCTTTTTATCAACCTTATCTGGATAAGCCCCTGAACGAGTGGCCAATTATCGATAAAAAAATAATGATGCAGCATTTTGATGAAATAAATACCGCAAACATTAAAAGAGACCACGCCTTGAAACTGGCATTAAAAGCAGAAAACACCCGCGATTTCTCCGCTTTAATCAATGGCATCGCAGTGGGACTTTCTTCCGGAACATCAGGAAATCGCGGTTTATTCCTAGCCAATGCGAAAGAACGCGATGCCTGGGCTGGGATTTTACTGGCTAAAGCCTTACCCGAAGGATTTAAGAAAAATGAGCGCATTGCTTTTTTTCTCAGGGCAAATAGCAAACTTTATACAACCCTGAGTAAAAGCAAAAAAATTCAATTTCATTTTTTTGATTTGCTTGAACATTTCGAAACACATCTGGATCGTTTGAATGAAATCCAACCTACCATTTTATCGGCACCAGCCTCTGTATTGCTGGCCTTGGCTAGGCAAAAGCATCGCTTATCAATTATCCCTGAAAAAATATTCGCGGTTGCGGAAGTATTAGAACCACGTGATGAAGCAATTATAAGCAAGGCCTTTAATTGTCAGGTAGCACAGGTCTATCAATGCACTGAAGGCTTTTTGGCTATCAGTGATAAAGAAAATAACCATTTATTAATGAACGAAGAATATTTAATTATTGAAAAAGAATGGCTGGATGAACGCCGATTTGTTCCTATCATTACTGATCTGCTGCGCACAACTCAACCCATAATTCGTTACCGCTTGGATGACGTGTTAATTGAAGAACCATCAAATGGCATTTTTACACGGCTGGCAGGAATCGAAGGTCGCGTCGGTGATATTTGTTATGCAACCCAAAATAACCAATTATTTCCCATTTTTGCTGATTTGATTCGTCAAAAAATGGCATCGTTTCCTTTTCAATTTGATGACTACACCATCCAGCAACAGGCTTTAAATCACTTCACCATTCAAATCACTCCTGATTTACCAGAAAAGCAGGCCTTGATTTCTCATTTAAATGAGTTATTTCAGGCACATGATTTTGATATTCCTGTATGGCACTGGCAACCATTTAGCAAGAGAGAAATGGGGGCAAAAAACCGAAGAATCCAAGCATCACCCGAAATCTCCCAAGCAGAATTATGA